Proteins encoded together in one Telopea speciosissima isolate NSW1024214 ecotype Mountain lineage chromosome 6, Tspe_v1, whole genome shotgun sequence window:
- the LOC122665588 gene encoding cysteine-rich receptor-like protein kinase 10, which translates to MLRYSDQFIFSTMQENPTWYLWNVNNVSNPVQFNQTLANLMNDLVNQAVFGSSTRMFAAGAVNYTNSFEKTHGLIQCTPDISQNDCNRCLVEAVAHIPNCCNAKQCGRVLMPNCNLRFELNDPFYESIAAPTPPSPSSTPPPLSSPPPANSIVTQGKGKNSSTIVIIIVVMAITAVILVSTLFIWFCMRKPKSEIDGVADINVAQSLQFDFNTIRAATDNFSDMNKLGQGGFGAVYKLMIHYYDTSMQQNLNIYSLKLHSEFLKGKLLNGQEVAVNRLSRDSGQGELEFKNEVVLVAKLQHRNLVRLLGFSLKGEKKLLMYEFLPNASLDHFIFG; encoded by the exons ATGTTAAGGTACTCCGATCAGTTCATCTTCTCAACTATGCAagaaaatccaacttggtatttGTGGAATGTCAATAATGTGTCAAACCCAGTTCAATTTAATCAGACTTTGGCAAATTTAATGAATGACCTTGTGAACCAAGCTGTCTTTGGTTCTTCCACTCGAATGTTTGCAGCTGGGGCTGTGAATTATACAAACAGCTTTGAGAAGACTCATGGGTTAATTCAGTGTACTCCTGATATATCTCAGAATGACTGCAATAGATGCTTAGTTGAAGCTGTTGCTCATATCCCAAATTGTTGCAATGCAAAGCAATGTGGGAGAGTTCTCATGCCCAACTGTAATTTGAGGTTTGAGCTCAATGATCCTTTCTATGAATCAATAGCTGCTCCAACACCTCCATCACCTTCTTcaactcctcctcctctttcctcgCCTCCACCAGCAAACAGTATAGTAACACAGG ggaaaggaaaaaattcGTCGACTATTGTCATTATTATTGTCGTCATGGCAATAACAGCAGTTATTCTTGTTTCTACCCTATTTATATGGTTTTGTATGAGGAAGCCAAAGAGTGAAATTGATG GTGTGGCTGATATCAATGTGGCACAATCCTTGCAATTTGACTTTAATACAATAAGAGCTGCCACAGACAACTTCTCTGATATGAATAAGCTTGGACAAGGTGGCTTCGGTGCTGTCTACAAGCTAATGATCCATTACTATGATACAAGCATGCAACAAAATCTTAACATATACAGTTTAAAGTTGCATTCTGAATTCTTAAAG GGTAAGCTTTTGAATGGACAAGAAGTTGCTGTGAATAGGCTATCTAGAGATTCTGGACAAGGTGAACTAGAATTTAAGAATGAGGTGGTGTTAGTGGCCAAGTTGCAGCACAGGAATCTTGTACGACTCCTTGGCTTCagcttaaaaggagaaaaaaagctCCTGATGTATGAATTCTTGCCAAATGCAAGCCTCGATCACTTCATATTTGGTTAG